In the genome of Bacillus sp. S3, one region contains:
- a CDS encoding YpuI family protein, translated as MGNTLVKTQLNDVKEFLTKSIATLEDFLNESTISQLSIETDEDRNYNKLVFSNLRKLVVFSGEGLETCSIILLNEPFQKAAAEKTLYKIYHQCIEEFFSPKNDAWFEDSRSAYTGRNSIKFYRNVSESIVQLIQSLEGDFQRIREELEYYETDYRTKMIQTK; from the coding sequence ATGGGAAATACGTTGGTTAAAACGCAGCTAAATGATGTGAAAGAATTTTTAACGAAGTCGATCGCAACACTTGAGGATTTTTTAAATGAATCAACTATTTCGCAATTATCAATAGAAACTGATGAGGATCGTAATTACAATAAATTAGTCTTTTCTAATTTACGGAAATTAGTTGTATTTAGTGGAGAAGGTCTTGAAACTTGCTCTATTATTTTGCTGAACGAACCTTTTCAAAAAGCGGCAGCAGAAAAAACTCTTTATAAAATTTATCATCAATGTATCGAAGAGTTTTTCTCGCCGAAGAATGATGCATGGTTTGAAGATAGCAGGTCTGCCTATACAGGAAGGAACTCAATTAAATTTTATCGAAATGTTTCGGAGAGTATAGTACAACTGATCCAGAGCTTAGAAGGAGACTTTCAGAGAATTAGAGAAGAACTGGAGTACTATGAAACAGATTACCGAACAAAGATGATACAAACGAAATAA
- the scpB gene encoding SMC-Scp complex subunit ScpB, which translates to MEIINWSSILESLLFAAGDEGLSLKQLAEVLEVDELRVNELIENLRKEYEEANRGIMVVQLAGTYQLATKKENAVYLKKLVDSPHTSTLSQAALETLAIIAYKQPITRAEIEEIRGVKTERPLHTLVSKILIKEVGRAEGTGRAFLYGTTKEFLDYFGLKSLKELPQLPEKVEEEFIQEEADLFFEKFTETINS; encoded by the coding sequence TTGGAAATAATTAATTGGAGCAGCATACTTGAAAGCCTATTATTTGCAGCCGGTGATGAGGGCCTTTCGCTAAAGCAGCTAGCGGAGGTTTTGGAAGTAGATGAACTTAGAGTAAATGAACTGATTGAGAACTTAAGGAAGGAATATGAAGAAGCGAATAGAGGCATAATGGTTGTCCAACTGGCTGGAACCTACCAACTTGCAACTAAGAAAGAAAATGCGGTCTATTTAAAGAAGCTAGTCGATTCTCCCCATACATCTACACTGTCTCAGGCAGCGTTAGAGACGTTGGCCATTATTGCCTATAAACAGCCCATTACCCGTGCTGAAATTGAGGAGATTCGCGGTGTGAAAACGGAAAGGCCGCTGCATACACTTGTATCAAAGATATTAATTAAGGAGGTTGGCAGGGCTGAAGGGACAGGAAGGGCTTTTCTATATGGTACAACAAAGGAATTTCTTGATTATTTTGGTTTAAAAAGTCTCAAAGAGCTTCCACAGCTTCCGGAAAAAGTGGAGGAAGAATTTATCCAAGAAGAAGCAGACCTGTTTTTTGAGAAATTTACAGAAACAATTAATTCCTAA
- a CDS encoding segregation/condensation protein A, whose amino-acid sequence MPYQVKIDAFEGPLDLLLHLINRLEIDIYDIPVAEITEQYFLYIKTMNELQLDVASEFLVMAATLLVIKSKMLLPKHEEVFDEADSELTYEEDPREELVERLIEYRKYKEAAHDLKTMEEERGLMYTKPPSDLSDFAKEKQPEKAELNVSLYDMLAAFQKLLRRKKLQRPMTTKIARQEISIEKRMTEIMVELKQLKGRKNFNELFPYPAKDHIVVTFLAILELIKRNVIDVEQNGNFGDIFVEAVKKGAEAVGNN is encoded by the coding sequence ATGCCATATCAGGTGAAGATTGATGCGTTTGAAGGGCCGTTAGATTTGCTTCTCCATTTAATTAATCGGCTCGAAATTGATATCTATGATATTCCAGTTGCTGAAATTACCGAGCAATACTTCCTATATATTAAAACGATGAATGAACTGCAACTTGATGTTGCCAGTGAATTTTTAGTAATGGCGGCTACATTACTCGTAATTAAAAGTAAGATGCTTTTACCAAAGCATGAAGAGGTATTCGATGAGGCTGATTCTGAACTGACGTACGAAGAAGACCCGAGGGAAGAGCTTGTTGAGCGCTTAATTGAGTATCGAAAATATAAAGAGGCTGCACATGACCTGAAAACAATGGAAGAAGAACGAGGACTTATGTATACCAAGCCGCCAAGTGATCTTTCTGATTTTGCAAAAGAAAAACAGCCGGAAAAAGCAGAATTAAATGTCTCTTTGTACGATATGCTTGCTGCCTTCCAGAAGCTTCTGCGAAGGAAGAAATTGCAGCGGCCAATGACAACAAAAATTGCCCGTCAAGAAATATCGATAGAAAAAAGAATGACAGAAATTATGGTTGAATTAAAACAGCTTAAAGGAAGAAAAAACTTTAATGAATTATTTCCATATCCCGCTAAGGATCATATAGTTGTAACGTTTCTGGCTATATTGGAACTTATTAAGAGAAACGTGATCGACGTGGAACAGAACGGAAACTTTGGTGACATCTTTGTGGAAGCTGTAAAGAAAGGGGCAGAAGCAGTTGGAAATAATTAA
- a CDS encoding YjcZ family sporulation protein, giving the protein MDGAYGGGFALIVVLFILLIIVGAAWVY; this is encoded by the coding sequence ATGGATGGCGCATATGGCGGCGGCTTCGCCTTAATTGTTGTTTTATTCATTTTATTAATTATCGTTGGTGCTGCTTGGGTTTACTAA
- a CDS encoding DUF309 domain-containing protein, translating into MYPKEYIQFLAHFHGDRDYFECHEILEEYWKNTDCRNKSSIWVGLILLAVSTYHHRRSNFNGARRTLEKAIKIFETQAGWLRKLGLEKQLLNDLLTVRLSLIEKEAAYSSFDLPICDSTLLKMCENYCVKAGFPWGKDSDYTNISLIHRHTLRDRSGVIEERHQSLKMRKGKE; encoded by the coding sequence TTGTATCCAAAAGAGTATATCCAATTTTTAGCCCATTTTCATGGAGACCGGGATTATTTTGAATGTCATGAAATACTTGAGGAATATTGGAAAAACACAGATTGCCGAAATAAATCATCTATCTGGGTTGGTCTCATATTATTAGCGGTTTCTACCTATCATCACCGCAGGAGCAATTTCAATGGGGCAAGAAGGACATTAGAAAAGGCAATAAAGATTTTTGAGACACAGGCTGGCTGGTTAAGAAAACTTGGCTTGGAGAAGCAGCTCCTAAATGATTTATTAACAGTCCGTTTATCCTTAATTGAAAAAGAGGCAGCCTATAGCAGTTTTGATTTACCGATTTGTGACTCAACGCTGCTAAAAATGTGCGAAAACTATTGTGTAAAAGCAGGTTTTCCCTGGGGAAAAGATAGTGATTACACTAATATCAGCCTCATTCATCGCCATACCTTACGGGATCGATCAGGCGTTATCGAGGAAAGACATCAGTCCTTGAAAATGCGGAAAGGCAAAGAATAA
- a CDS encoding GNAT family N-acetyltransferase — MLIRYKKTFEKIAMGLLSFMPNEKDLKKLQITMKEYETEEDWQLFLWKEEDIIGLLGILYQNDANALVIQHISVNPSHRFQGIGKKMVKALKEMYADKEIISNENTAAFIEKCDVC; from the coding sequence ATGTTAATTCGTTATAAGAAGACATTCGAAAAAATCGCCATGGGTTTATTGTCCTTTATGCCAAATGAAAAGGATTTGAAGAAGCTCCAGATCACAATGAAGGAATATGAGACCGAAGAGGATTGGCAGCTTTTTTTGTGGAAAGAAGAAGACATAATTGGACTTCTTGGTATTCTTTATCAGAATGATGCGAATGCCTTGGTGATTCAGCATATATCAGTAAACCCTTCCCATCGTTTTCAGGGTATTGGGAAAAAAATGGTGAAGGCATTGAAAGAAATGTATGCAGACAAGGAAATAATCTCAAATGAAAATACGGCGGCATTTATTGAAAAATGTGATGTTTGCTAG